The genomic window ATGTTATAGCATTTCCTAAAACGCAAAAAGCAACTTGTCCAATGACCGAAGCACCGTCTAATGTTAACTCTAAACAGTTAAGAGAGCTTTCAATAAAACTAAGAGAGCAATAGCTTACAATGGTTGATTTACCGGATAATGACAATTTAGTATCCTTGAAGATTAACCTAATCTATGATATGCTTTTCCTAGTAATAGTAAGAATATACAGTAAAAAGAAAATAGAGCTAACCCCTGCTGTGTACGTGAATAGCCTTTAAGTTTTTTCCAACACCAACAATAAGGGAGCTTGGACTCTGCATATGGCGTGTAAGCCCATCAAATGGGACACACTAAGTATGCAGGAGAGCACCCACCTGCAAGAGCGGGTTTAAACTTTGGCTTCACGGCTCGGTGGGGCTTTTTTTATGGAGGAAGAAAGTATGGAAGCATTTAAGAGGACTAAGCTACTAATTGGTCAAGATGGCTTAGATATATTAAAGCAATCCTCAGTTTTGATAGTTGGATTAGGAGGAGTAGGGTCTTATGCAACTGAGGCTATAGTTAGATGTGGTGTAGGAAATATTACAATAGTTGACTATGACTACATACAACAAAGCAATCTTAACAGGCAAATACCTGCTTTAACCTCAACAGTTGGAAAACTAAAAACAGAAGTTATGGCAAATAGAATTTTAGATATTAACCCATTTGTAAATTTAAAAGTTATAAATGATTCATACAACGAAAAAACAAGTAAAGATATCTTAACACGATACGACTATACTATAGATGCTATTGATTCTTTACCTGATAAAATACATCTTATTAAAACTTGTATAAACAAAAACCAACCAATCGTAAGCAGTATGGGAATGGCTAACAGGTTAGATCCATTAAAACTCAAAGTTGAAGATATATCAAAAACATCCTGTTGTCCTATGGCAAGAAAAATCAGAAAAGAGTTAAGGATCTTAGGGGTTGAAAAAGGTCTTAAAGTAGTATTCTCCGAAGAAATCCCTGAAAAATTAAAGGAAGAAGATAGTGATACAAAATTAGGTAGTATATCATTTGTACCATCTACAGCAGGATTAATTTTAGCAAGTGTAGCAATTAATAATATATTAGCAAATGGTGAACTATAAAAGAGCTTGTTGAAACATGAAAGGACAGGCACTATATTGAAAGGATTATGTATGTTATCAAATAATGAAAAGTTATTAATGCAAATATATAATTCATTATTAGGGCATTTTGGCCCTCAAGAATGGTGGCCTGCTGAGTCTAAATTAGAAATAATTATTGGTGCAATCCTTACTCAAGCAGTAGCATGGAGAAATGTTGAAAAAGCAATTAATAACTTAAAAAATAAAAATTTAATTGATGCACACAAGTTATTAGATATAGAAGAAGAGGAACTAGCTTTATTAATAAAACCTGCATTATACAATTATCAAAAAGCAAAAAAAATAAAAGTATTTATGAACTATTTAATTGACAATTATGACGGAAATTTAGATTTAATGTTTAATAACTCTTTGCACAAATTACGTAATGAATTATTATCAATATGGGGAATTGGTGAAGAAACTGCAGACTCTATTCTTTTATATGCTGGTAATTATCCAATATTTGTTGTTGATGCATATACAAAAAGGATTTTTTACCGAGTTAGTTTAACAAGTGAAAAAATATCTTATAAAGAAATGCAACAATTTCTACAGCAAAATTTACAACCAAGTGTTGAAGTATATAATGAGTATCATGCATTAATAGTTTCACTAGGTGCAGTTTATTGCAAAAAGAAAAATCCTTTATGTAACAGTTGTCCAATTATTAAAAATTGCAAATTTCAGAAGGGAAAATAAAGAAGGAGGTAGAAAATTGTATTGGGATAAAGAAAAAGAATGTATGCCTCAAGAAGAATTAAAAAATTTACAGCTTAGACGTTTAAAAGAAATAGTTTATCGTGTTTATGCATTTGTTCCTGCTTATAAGGAAAAAATGGATGAAGTAGGCATAAGACCAGATGATATCAATAGTTTAGAAGACTTAAAAAAATTACCCTTTACTAACAAACAGGATTTACGGGATAATTATCCATTTAACCTTTTTGCCATCCCTATGTCAGATGTAGTTAGAATTCACTCTTCATCAGGTACCACTGGAAAACCAACAGTAGTTGGATATTCAAAACGAGATATTGAAATATGGGCAGAATTAATGGCAAGGGCTTTGTGTAGTGCTGGTGCTTCTAAACACTCTGTAATACATAATGCA from Candidatus Syntrophocurvum alkaliphilum includes these protein-coding regions:
- a CDS encoding endonuclease III domain-containing protein, which translates into the protein MLSNNEKLLMQIYNSLLGHFGPQEWWPAESKLEIIIGAILTQAVAWRNVEKAINNLKNKNLIDAHKLLDIEEEELALLIKPALYNYQKAKKIKVFMNYLIDNYDGNLDLMFNNSLHKLRNELLSIWGIGEETADSILLYAGNYPIFVVDAYTKRIFYRVSLTSEKISYKEMQQFLQQNLQPSVEVYNEYHALIVSLGAVYCKKKNPLCNSCPIIKNCKFQKGK
- a CDS encoding tRNA threonylcarbamoyladenosine dehydratase, translated to MEAFKRTKLLIGQDGLDILKQSSVLIVGLGGVGSYATEAIVRCGVGNITIVDYDYIQQSNLNRQIPALTSTVGKLKTEVMANRILDINPFVNLKVINDSYNEKTSKDILTRYDYTIDAIDSLPDKIHLIKTCINKNQPIVSSMGMANRLDPLKLKVEDISKTSCCPMARKIRKELRILGVEKGLKVVFSEEIPEKLKEEDSDTKLGSISFVPSTAGLILASVAINNILANGEL